One stretch of Geoalkalibacter ferrihydriticus DSM 17813 DNA includes these proteins:
- a CDS encoding methyl-accepting chemotaxis protein → MIKNLKLRTKILIALIGLSVIPLALALMIVSSSMEKLIDRNLQTRLNESARFIQESMEDSRRETGNYIHMLARDVDLINSILYAPSPEEMFELGTALEDAINLFQLDLVQVVSLEGQVMRRLAAEHFAHLPISPATDLPLLLQAQEHGEASGIATLEDQLAVIAIVPIRYHRRPLAYLVGAVFLDQRYAEHMQTLSGAEVSFYQHTDSTRAWSSAASFRDLPFEEMREQDIWHLERGETPYIASHIRFPAEDGHAEGMVIAIDRSEMIAARQNLQHLVLATMGGVGIIAILVGVAISRGIVRPLALVVGNLREIAEGEADLTRSLEVRSGDEVGLLAENFNRFLARLRETVRRTLRVRDELGGATEKIRMTSQAVNKGTLQQSQSLEESHQALQNIDATVAGIAENLSSLLLAAEGSSSATLQVSSTTEEIAGQMESVFAKVEDLISALNEMSTSSQQITDSLTNLSGSTQETAASVTELDAAIKEIEQAAERTNSFSQEAVQETGRGKQAVDDSIAGIQALCETIERATAVIQDLGNQSNAIGKILTVIDEVADQTGLLALNAAIIAAQAGQHGRGFAVVADEIGELAERTAVSTREIAAIINNLQAGTREAVETMTTGNEKVRQEAERAQVAGEALEKIRLSTLKSSEEVRGIVRATQEQARGSQQITKAVNINTDTLMQIAAAIKQHSHGIRHLNTTAEDMREIAARVKAGTSEQTVGSRQISQNMEKIRGMIENINDATRAQSERSHQVVQAVVSMREIAESNVARTQELDQVVESLSSHAATLKEEIGAFKV, encoded by the coding sequence ATGATAAAAAATCTTAAGCTGCGGACGAAAATCCTCATCGCCCTGATCGGTCTCTCGGTTATTCCACTGGCGCTGGCCCTGATGATCGTGTCTTCCTCCATGGAAAAACTCATCGATCGCAACCTGCAGACCCGCCTCAATGAGTCGGCACGCTTCATCCAGGAAAGCATGGAGGACAGTCGTCGCGAAACGGGCAATTATATCCACATGCTCGCACGCGACGTGGATCTGATCAACTCCATCCTCTACGCCCCATCCCCAGAGGAAATGTTTGAACTGGGCACCGCCCTGGAAGACGCCATCAATCTCTTTCAGCTCGACCTGGTGCAGGTGGTGAGCCTGGAGGGCCAGGTTATGCGCCGCCTCGCCGCGGAGCATTTCGCTCATCTGCCCATATCTCCAGCCACCGATCTGCCGCTATTGCTGCAAGCCCAGGAGCACGGCGAGGCCAGCGGGATCGCGACGCTGGAAGACCAGCTGGCCGTGATCGCCATCGTGCCCATCCGTTACCATCGCCGCCCTCTCGCCTATCTGGTCGGCGCGGTGTTTCTCGACCAGCGCTATGCCGAACACATGCAGACCCTCAGCGGTGCCGAGGTCAGCTTCTATCAGCACACGGACAGCACCCGCGCCTGGTCGTCCGCCGCAAGCTTTCGCGACCTGCCTTTCGAGGAAATGCGCGAGCAGGATATCTGGCACCTGGAGCGCGGCGAGACGCCCTACATCGCCAGCCACATTCGCTTCCCCGCTGAGGATGGCCACGCAGAAGGCATGGTCATCGCCATCGACCGCTCGGAGATGATCGCGGCCCGTCAGAATCTCCAACATCTGGTGCTCGCCACCATGGGCGGGGTCGGCATTATCGCCATTCTAGTCGGCGTCGCCATCAGCCGCGGCATCGTTCGCCCCCTGGCCCTGGTGGTCGGCAACCTGCGCGAAATCGCAGAGGGCGAAGCCGATCTGACGCGCAGCCTGGAGGTGCGCAGCGGCGACGAAGTGGGACTGCTGGCTGAGAACTTCAATCGTTTTCTCGCGCGCCTGCGCGAAACCGTGCGGCGCACCCTCAGGGTGCGTGATGAGTTGGGCGGCGCCACCGAGAAAATCCGCATGACCTCGCAGGCCGTCAACAAGGGTACGCTCCAGCAGTCGCAATCCCTGGAAGAGTCGCACCAGGCCCTGCAGAACATTGATGCCACCGTGGCCGGCATCGCCGAAAATCTCTCCAGCCTGCTGCTGGCCGCCGAAGGCAGTTCCTCGGCCACTTTGCAGGTTAGCTCCACCACCGAGGAAATTGCCGGACAGATGGAGTCGGTGTTCGCCAAAGTGGAGGATCTGATCAGCGCGCTCAATGAAATGTCAACCTCCAGCCAGCAGATCACCGACAGCCTGACCAACCTCTCGGGCTCGACTCAGGAGACGGCCGCCTCGGTCACCGAACTTGATGCCGCCATCAAGGAAATCGAGCAGGCCGCCGAACGCACCAACAGCTTCTCGCAGGAGGCGGTGCAGGAAACGGGGCGCGGCAAGCAGGCGGTGGATGACAGTATCGCCGGCATTCAGGCACTGTGCGAAACCATCGAGCGGGCAACGGCGGTGATTCAGGATCTGGGCAACCAGTCCAACGCCATCGGCAAGATCCTTACGGTCATCGACGAGGTCGCCGACCAGACCGGACTGCTTGCCCTCAATGCCGCGATCATCGCCGCCCAGGCCGGTCAGCACGGCCGCGGCTTTGCCGTAGTGGCCGACGAAATCGGCGAACTCGCCGAGCGCACTGCCGTGTCGACCCGCGAAATCGCCGCCATCATCAACAACCTGCAGGCCGGCACCCGCGAGGCGGTGGAGACCATGACCACCGGCAACGAAAAGGTGCGCCAGGAAGCGGAGCGCGCCCAGGTGGCCGGCGAGGCTCTGGAAAAAATCCGCCTCAGCACCCTCAAATCTTCCGAGGAGGTGCGAGGCATCGTGCGGGCCACCCAGGAACAGGCGCGCGGCAGCCAGCAGATCACCAAGGCGGTCAACATCAACACTGACACCCTCATGCAGATTGCCGCCGCCATCAAGCAGCACAGCCACGGCATCCGCCACCTCAACACCACCGCCGAGGACATGCGCGAGATCGCGGCGCGGGTCAAGGCCGGCACCAGCGAACAAACCGTGGGCAGCCGTCAGATTTCGCAGAACATGGAAAAAATTCGCGGCATGATTGAAAATATCAACGACGCAACGCGCGCCCAGAGCGAACGCAGCCACCAGGTGGTGCAGGCCGTGGTAAGCATGCGCGAAATCGCCGAGAGCAATGTGGCCCGCACCCAGGAACTCGACCAGGTCGTCGAAAGCCTCTCCAGCCACGCCGCCACCCTCAAGGAAGAAATCGGCGCGTTTAAAGTCTGA
- the metX gene encoding homoserine O-acetyltransferase MetX, giving the protein MTSSVGIVTTQQITFDTELQLESGRVLGPITLAYETYGSLNAARDNAILVCHAWTGDAHAAGRHHPDDRKPGWWDDMIGPGKVLDTDRYFILCSNVIGSCKGSTGPASINPRTGKPYRLSFPVLMVRDMVRAQKLLIDHLGLPSLLCALGGSMGAMQAVEWSILYPDRVRSIVPIAGTARTSPMAIALNAVARQAVFNDPLWKKGNYRAEHPPADGLALARAVGHISFLSDASMHMKFGRRFSARDGQFDFFGKFEIERYLEYNGYNFPARFDTNSFLYLAKALDLYDTAWNFDSLDEALNLMQCPSLWFAFTSDWLYPPYQTEEAVRTLEKLGKPVGYHLIDSDYGHDSFLVEPEKFTHLIADFLAQQHS; this is encoded by the coding sequence TTGACCTCATCCGTCGGCATCGTCACAACACAGCAGATCACCTTCGACACCGAACTGCAGCTCGAAAGCGGCCGGGTGCTCGGCCCCATCACCCTCGCCTACGAAACCTACGGCAGCCTCAACGCCGCGCGCGACAACGCGATTCTGGTCTGCCATGCCTGGACCGGCGATGCCCATGCCGCCGGCCGCCATCATCCCGATGACCGCAAGCCCGGCTGGTGGGACGACATGATCGGCCCCGGCAAGGTCCTCGACACCGACCGCTATTTCATCCTCTGCTCCAACGTCATCGGCTCGTGCAAGGGATCCACCGGCCCCGCCAGCATCAACCCGCGTACCGGCAAGCCCTATCGCCTGAGCTTTCCGGTGCTCATGGTGCGCGACATGGTGCGTGCGCAGAAATTGCTCATCGACCATCTCGGCCTGCCGTCTCTGCTTTGCGCCCTCGGCGGCAGCATGGGTGCCATGCAGGCGGTGGAATGGAGCATCCTCTACCCGGACAGGGTGCGCTCCATCGTGCCTATCGCTGGAACCGCGCGCACTTCGCCCATGGCCATCGCCCTCAATGCCGTGGCGCGCCAAGCCGTCTTCAATGACCCGCTGTGGAAGAAAGGCAACTACCGAGCGGAACATCCGCCCGCCGACGGGCTCGCCCTGGCGCGCGCCGTGGGGCACATATCCTTTCTCTCCGACGCCTCCATGCACATGAAGTTCGGGCGCCGCTTTTCGGCGCGCGATGGGCAGTTCGACTTTTTCGGCAAATTCGAGATCGAGCGCTATCTCGAATACAACGGCTACAATTTTCCCGCGCGCTTCGACACCAACAGTTTTCTTTACCTGGCCAAGGCCCTGGATCTCTACGACACCGCGTGGAACTTCGATTCTCTGGACGAGGCCCTGAATCTCATGCAGTGCCCGTCCCTGTGGTTCGCCTTCACCTCGGACTGGCTCTACCCGCCCTACCAGACCGAGGAAGCCGTGCGCACCCTGGAAAAGCTGGGCAAACCGGTAGGCTATCACCTCATCGACTCGGATTACGGCCACGACTCCTTTCTCGTCGAGCCGGAAAAATTTACCCACCTGATCGCGGATTTTCTCGCGCAACAGCATTCCTGA
- a CDS encoding trans-sulfuration enzyme family protein, with protein MSKSLRPATLLVHQGRDRDPATGAANIPVYLASTYHHFGGRPGEYDYARSGNPSRDQVEEAIALLENGVRGFAYASGMAAVGGALALLKSGDHVIAPDDLYGGTYRYLTLVLPQQGISVSLVNMTDPQTVENAIRPETRALFLETPSNPLFKISDLRALVEIARRRGLLTLLDNTFMTPLLQPALELGIDVAIHSATKFLGGHSDLLAGLVTTADPELAAQLKRFQNAMGATLAPFDCFLLARGIKTLKVRLEAAQTGAQILAERLVAHPAVARVYYPGLAEHPGRAVHFSQAAGPGAVLSFELKDRAGVTRVLEQVKLPIIAPSLGGVETILTHCWSMSHAAIPAPVKEQLGIRESLLRISTGIEDPEDLWEDLANALGD; from the coding sequence ATGAGCAAATCTCTGCGGCCGGCGACTTTGCTGGTGCATCAGGGGCGCGACCGCGACCCGGCGACCGGCGCCGCCAACATCCCCGTGTATTTGGCCTCGACCTATCATCACTTCGGTGGCCGGCCCGGCGAATACGACTACGCGCGCAGCGGCAATCCGAGCCGCGATCAGGTTGAGGAGGCCATCGCCCTGCTCGAAAATGGGGTACGCGGCTTTGCCTATGCCTCGGGGATGGCCGCCGTGGGCGGCGCCCTGGCCCTGCTCAAAAGCGGCGACCATGTGATCGCGCCCGACGACCTCTATGGTGGCACCTACCGCTACCTGACCCTGGTTCTGCCGCAGCAGGGCATCAGCGTCAGCCTGGTGAACATGACCGACCCGCAAACGGTGGAAAACGCCATCCGCCCCGAAACGCGTGCGCTGTTTCTTGAAACCCCGTCCAATCCCCTGTTCAAAATCAGCGACCTGCGCGCCCTGGTCGAAATTGCGCGACGGCGCGGCCTACTGACTCTGCTCGACAACACCTTCATGACGCCGCTGCTGCAACCGGCGCTGGAATTGGGCATTGACGTAGCGATTCACAGCGCCACTAAATTTCTCGGCGGCCACTCGGACCTGCTGGCCGGCCTGGTGACCACCGCCGATCCGGAACTGGCGGCGCAGCTCAAGCGTTTTCAAAATGCCATGGGCGCCACCCTGGCACCCTTTGACTGCTTTCTGCTGGCGCGCGGCATCAAAACCCTCAAGGTCCGCCTGGAGGCCGCCCAGACCGGGGCGCAGATTCTGGCTGAGCGCCTCGTTGCGCACCCGGCGGTGGCGCGGGTCTACTATCCCGGACTGGCCGAGCACCCGGGACGCGCCGTCCATTTCTCCCAGGCAGCGGGCCCCGGCGCCGTGCTGTCCTTCGAGCTCAAGGATCGGGCAGGGGTGACGCGGGTTCTTGAGCAGGTCAAGCTGCCCATCATTGCGCCAAGCCTGGGTGGGGTGGAAACCATCCTCACCCATTGCTGGAGCATGTCCCACGCGGCGATTCCCGCTCCGGTGAAAGAGCAGCTCGGCATCCGCGAGAGCCTGCTGCGCATCTCAACAGGCATTGAGGATCCCGAGGATCTGTGGGAAGACCTGGCGAACGCGCTGGGTGATTGA
- a CDS encoding trans-sulfuration enzyme family protein, which translates to MSKPIPHTLETRLVQVGVGKDEQTGAISFPIYPSATYRHPGVGESTGFDYTRSGNPTRKVLEEALAELEGGSRACVFGSGMAALTTLFLHFSAGDHLLVSQDLYGGTYRVLDQVFDKLGLSASYVDTTDTAAVAAAIGPRSRALLVETPGNPLLGVADLAALGALCRKHQLLYIVDNTFLTPVLQRPFDFGADVVVHSATKYLGGHNDLCAGILVAKDAELGERLYFLQNSTGAILPPQDCWLLLRSLKTLALRLERHNANAQQVAEWLCGHPRVTAVYYPGLKDHPGHELSRRQTQGFGGMLSFRVDSPETARQVLKRLRLISFAESLGGVESLMTLPAVQTHGDIPEAERLRLGICESLLRLSVGVESAEDIIGDLEQALG; encoded by the coding sequence ATGAGCAAACCCATTCCGCACACCCTGGAAACCCGCCTGGTACAGGTCGGGGTCGGCAAGGACGAGCAGACCGGCGCCATCAGCTTTCCTATCTACCCCAGCGCCACCTATCGTCACCCCGGCGTGGGGGAATCCACCGGTTTTGACTACACCCGTTCGGGCAACCCCACGCGCAAGGTGCTTGAGGAGGCCCTGGCCGAACTTGAGGGGGGTAGCCGTGCCTGTGTCTTCGGCTCGGGCATGGCGGCCCTGACCACGCTTTTCCTGCATTTTTCCGCCGGCGACCACCTGCTGGTTTCGCAGGACCTCTACGGCGGCACCTACCGAGTGTTGGACCAGGTCTTCGACAAGCTGGGGCTGAGTGCCAGCTATGTGGATACCACCGACACGGCGGCGGTAGCCGCCGCCATCGGCCCACGGAGCCGCGCCCTGCTGGTGGAAACCCCCGGCAACCCGCTGCTCGGCGTCGCGGACCTGGCGGCCCTCGGCGCCTTGTGCCGCAAACACCAACTGCTCTATATTGTCGACAACACCTTTCTCACCCCGGTACTGCAACGGCCCTTCGACTTCGGCGCCGACGTGGTGGTCCATTCGGCCACCAAGTACCTGGGCGGACACAATGATCTGTGTGCCGGAATCCTGGTGGCCAAAGACGCGGAGCTGGGCGAGCGCCTCTATTTCCTGCAAAATTCCACCGGCGCCATCCTGCCCCCTCAGGACTGCTGGTTGCTGCTGCGCTCCCTCAAGACCCTGGCCTTGCGCCTGGAACGTCACAACGCCAACGCGCAGCAGGTGGCCGAATGGTTGTGCGGACATCCGCGCGTCACTGCGGTTTACTATCCGGGCCTCAAGGACCACCCCGGACACGAGCTGTCACGGCGCCAGACCCAAGGCTTCGGCGGTATGCTCTCCTTTCGCGTCGACAGCCCCGAAACAGCCCGCCAGGTACTCAAGCGCCTTCGGCTGATTTCTTTCGCCGAGAGCCTTGGCGGTGTGGAATCACTCATGACCCTGCCGGCGGTGCAGACTCACGGCGACATCCCCGAAGCCGAGCGCCTGCGCCTGGGCATCTGCGAGAGCTTGCTGCGGCTGTCGGTAGGGGTTGAAAGCGCAGAAGACATCATCGGAGATCTGGAACAGGCCCTCGGGTAA